In a genomic window of Callithrix jacchus isolate 240 chromosome 22, calJac240_pri, whole genome shotgun sequence:
- the LINGO3 gene encoding leucine-rich repeat and immunoglobulin-like domain-containing nogo receptor-interacting protein 3 isoform X1, which produces MVESVESPNPGGHLSQGDSAPRGHLRQRCHCVSQAGLQWHQCSSPQPQPPEQPKRSSCLSLLSSRDHRCAGGWWRGPRPTLRTMTCWLCVLSLPLLLLPAAPPPAGGCPTRCECTAQTRAVACARRRLTAVPEGIPAETRLLELSRNRIRCLNPGDLAALPALEELDLSENAIAHVEPGAFANLPRLRVLRLRGNQLKLIPPGVFTRLDNLTLLDLSENKLVILLDYAFQDLRSLRRLEVGDNDLVFISRRAFAGLLALEELTLERCNLTALSGESLGHLRGLGALRLRHLAIAALEDQNFRRLPGLLHLEIDNWPLLEEVAAGSLRGLNLSSLSVTHTNISAVPAAALRHQAHLTCLNLSHNPISTVPRGSFRDLVRLRELHLAGALLAVVEPQAFLGLRQIRLLNVSDNLLSTLEESTFHSVNTLETLRVDGNPLACDCRLLWIVQRRKTLNFDGRLPACATPAEVRGDALRKLPDSVLFEYFVCRKPKIRERRLQRVTAAAGEDVRFLCRAEGEPAPSVAWVTPQHRAVTVASAGRARVLPGGTLEIRDARPQDSGTYTCVASNAGGNDTYFATLSVRPEPAANRTPGEARNETLAALRAPLDLTTILVSTAMGCITFLGVVLFCFVLLFVWSRGRGQHKNHFSVEYSFRKVDGPAAAAGQGGARKFNMKMI; this is translated from the exons ATGGTGGAGTCTGTGGAATCTCCTAACCCAGGAGGGCATCTGAGCCAGGGTGATTCTgctcccaggggacatttg agacaaAGGTgtcactgtgtcagccaggctggctTGCAGTGGCACCAGtgtagctcaccgcagcctcaacctcctgagcagcccaagcgatcctcctgcctcagcctcctgagcagccgggACCACAG GTGCGCAGGAGGATGGTGGCGCGGCCCTAGGCCCACGCTCCGCACCATGACCTGCTGGCTGTGCGTCCTGAGCCtgcccctgctgctgctgcccgcGGCGCCGCCCCCGGCCGGAGGCTGCCCGACCCGCTGCGAGTGCACCGCGCAGACCCGCGCCGTGGCCTGCGCGCGCCGCCGCCTGACCGCCGTGCCGGAAGGCATCCCGGCCGAGACGCGCCTGCTGGAGCTCAGCCGCAACCGCATCCGCTGCCTGAACCCGGGCGACCTGGCCGCGCTACCCGCGCTGGAGGAGCTGGACCTGAGCGAGAACGCCATCGCGCACGTGGAGCCCGGCGCCTTCGCCAACCTGCCGCGCCTGCGCGTCCTGCGTCTCCGGGGCAACCAGCTGAAGCTCATCCCGCCCGGGGTCTTCACGCGCCTGGACAACCTCACGCTGCTGGACCTGAGCGAGAACAAGCTGGTGATCCTGCTGGACTACGCGTTCCAGGACCTGCGCAGCCTGCGGCGCCTGGAGGTGGGCGACAACGACCTGGTGTTCATCTCGCGCCGGGCCTTCGCGGGGCTGCTGGCGCTGGAGGAGCTCACCCTGGAGCGCTGCAACCTCACGGCGCTGTCCGGGGAGTCGCTGGGCCACCTGCGCGGCCTGGGCGCCCTGCGGCTGCGCCACTTGGCCATCGCCGCCCTGGAGGACCAGAACTTCCGCAGGCTGCCCGGGCTGCTGCACCTGGAGATCGACAACTGGCCGCTGCTGGAGGAGGTGGCGGCGGGCAGCCTGCGCGGCCTGAACCTGAGCTCGCTGTCCGTCACCCACACCAACATCAGCGCCGTGCCGGCCGCCGCCCTGCGCCACCAGGCGCACCtgacctgcctcaacctctcgcaCAACCCCATCAGCACCGTGCCGCGCGGCTCGTTCCGGGACCTGGTCCGCCTGCGCGAGCTGCACCTGGCCGGGGCCCTGCTGGCCGTGGTGGAGCCGCAGGCCTTCCTGGGCCTGCGCCAGATCCGCCTGCTCAACGTGTCCGACAACCTGCTGTCCACGCTGGAGGAGAGCACCTTCCACTCGGTGAACACGCTGGAGACGCTGCGCGTGGACGGGAACCCGCTGGCCTGCGACTGCCGCCTGCTGTGGATCGTGCAGCGGCGCAAGACGCTCAACTTCGACGGGCGGCTGCCGGCCTGCGCCACCCCCGCCGAGGTCCGCGGCGACGCGCTGCGCAAGCTGCCCGACTCGGTGCTGTTCGAGTACTTCGTGTGCCGCAAGCCCAAGATCCGCGAGCGGCGGCTGCAGCGCGTCACGGCGGCCGCGGGCGAGGACGTGCGCTTCCTGTGCCGCGCCGAGGGCGAGCCCGCGCCCAGCGTGGCCTGGGTGACGCCGCAGCACCGGGCGGTGACGGTCGCCAGCGCGGGCCGGGCGCGCGTGCTCCCCGGGGGCACCCTGGAGATCCGGGACGCGCGGCCGCAGGACAGCGGCACCTACACGTGCGTGGCCAGCAACGCGGGCGGCAACGACACCTACTTCGCCACGCTGAGCGTGCGGCCCGAGCCGGCCGCCAACCGGACCCCGGGCGAGGCGCGCAACGAGACGCTGGCGGCCCTGCGCGCGCCGCTGGACCTCACCACCATCCTGGTGTCCACCGCCATGGGCTGCATCACGTTCCTGGGCGTGGTCCTCTTCTGCTTCGTGCTGCTGTTCGTGTGGAGCCGCGGCCGCGGGCAGCACAAGAACCACTTCTCCGTGGAGTACTCGTTCCGCAAGGTGGACGGGCCGGCGGCCGCGGCGGGCCAGGGGGGCGCGCGCAAGTTCAACATGAAGATGATCTGA
- the LINGO3 gene encoding leucine-rich repeat and immunoglobulin-like domain-containing nogo receptor-interacting protein 3 isoform X2, with amino-acid sequence MTCWLCVLSLPLLLLPAAPPPAGGCPTRCECTAQTRAVACARRRLTAVPEGIPAETRLLELSRNRIRCLNPGDLAALPALEELDLSENAIAHVEPGAFANLPRLRVLRLRGNQLKLIPPGVFTRLDNLTLLDLSENKLVILLDYAFQDLRSLRRLEVGDNDLVFISRRAFAGLLALEELTLERCNLTALSGESLGHLRGLGALRLRHLAIAALEDQNFRRLPGLLHLEIDNWPLLEEVAAGSLRGLNLSSLSVTHTNISAVPAAALRHQAHLTCLNLSHNPISTVPRGSFRDLVRLRELHLAGALLAVVEPQAFLGLRQIRLLNVSDNLLSTLEESTFHSVNTLETLRVDGNPLACDCRLLWIVQRRKTLNFDGRLPACATPAEVRGDALRKLPDSVLFEYFVCRKPKIRERRLQRVTAAAGEDVRFLCRAEGEPAPSVAWVTPQHRAVTVASAGRARVLPGGTLEIRDARPQDSGTYTCVASNAGGNDTYFATLSVRPEPAANRTPGEARNETLAALRAPLDLTTILVSTAMGCITFLGVVLFCFVLLFVWSRGRGQHKNHFSVEYSFRKVDGPAAAAGQGGARKFNMKMI; translated from the coding sequence ATGACCTGCTGGCTGTGCGTCCTGAGCCtgcccctgctgctgctgcccgcGGCGCCGCCCCCGGCCGGAGGCTGCCCGACCCGCTGCGAGTGCACCGCGCAGACCCGCGCCGTGGCCTGCGCGCGCCGCCGCCTGACCGCCGTGCCGGAAGGCATCCCGGCCGAGACGCGCCTGCTGGAGCTCAGCCGCAACCGCATCCGCTGCCTGAACCCGGGCGACCTGGCCGCGCTACCCGCGCTGGAGGAGCTGGACCTGAGCGAGAACGCCATCGCGCACGTGGAGCCCGGCGCCTTCGCCAACCTGCCGCGCCTGCGCGTCCTGCGTCTCCGGGGCAACCAGCTGAAGCTCATCCCGCCCGGGGTCTTCACGCGCCTGGACAACCTCACGCTGCTGGACCTGAGCGAGAACAAGCTGGTGATCCTGCTGGACTACGCGTTCCAGGACCTGCGCAGCCTGCGGCGCCTGGAGGTGGGCGACAACGACCTGGTGTTCATCTCGCGCCGGGCCTTCGCGGGGCTGCTGGCGCTGGAGGAGCTCACCCTGGAGCGCTGCAACCTCACGGCGCTGTCCGGGGAGTCGCTGGGCCACCTGCGCGGCCTGGGCGCCCTGCGGCTGCGCCACTTGGCCATCGCCGCCCTGGAGGACCAGAACTTCCGCAGGCTGCCCGGGCTGCTGCACCTGGAGATCGACAACTGGCCGCTGCTGGAGGAGGTGGCGGCGGGCAGCCTGCGCGGCCTGAACCTGAGCTCGCTGTCCGTCACCCACACCAACATCAGCGCCGTGCCGGCCGCCGCCCTGCGCCACCAGGCGCACCtgacctgcctcaacctctcgcaCAACCCCATCAGCACCGTGCCGCGCGGCTCGTTCCGGGACCTGGTCCGCCTGCGCGAGCTGCACCTGGCCGGGGCCCTGCTGGCCGTGGTGGAGCCGCAGGCCTTCCTGGGCCTGCGCCAGATCCGCCTGCTCAACGTGTCCGACAACCTGCTGTCCACGCTGGAGGAGAGCACCTTCCACTCGGTGAACACGCTGGAGACGCTGCGCGTGGACGGGAACCCGCTGGCCTGCGACTGCCGCCTGCTGTGGATCGTGCAGCGGCGCAAGACGCTCAACTTCGACGGGCGGCTGCCGGCCTGCGCCACCCCCGCCGAGGTCCGCGGCGACGCGCTGCGCAAGCTGCCCGACTCGGTGCTGTTCGAGTACTTCGTGTGCCGCAAGCCCAAGATCCGCGAGCGGCGGCTGCAGCGCGTCACGGCGGCCGCGGGCGAGGACGTGCGCTTCCTGTGCCGCGCCGAGGGCGAGCCCGCGCCCAGCGTGGCCTGGGTGACGCCGCAGCACCGGGCGGTGACGGTCGCCAGCGCGGGCCGGGCGCGCGTGCTCCCCGGGGGCACCCTGGAGATCCGGGACGCGCGGCCGCAGGACAGCGGCACCTACACGTGCGTGGCCAGCAACGCGGGCGGCAACGACACCTACTTCGCCACGCTGAGCGTGCGGCCCGAGCCGGCCGCCAACCGGACCCCGGGCGAGGCGCGCAACGAGACGCTGGCGGCCCTGCGCGCGCCGCTGGACCTCACCACCATCCTGGTGTCCACCGCCATGGGCTGCATCACGTTCCTGGGCGTGGTCCTCTTCTGCTTCGTGCTGCTGTTCGTGTGGAGCCGCGGCCGCGGGCAGCACAAGAACCACTTCTCCGTGGAGTACTCGTTCCGCAAGGTGGACGGGCCGGCGGCCGCGGCGGGCCAGGGGGGCGCGCGCAAGTTCAACATGAAGATGATCTGA